A genomic stretch from Spongiibacter nanhainus includes:
- the hemL gene encoding glutamate-1-semialdehyde 2,1-aminomutase, producing MTRSDDLFQQAKVHIPGGVNSPVRAFKAVGGTPRFISRAEGPYLFDEDGKRYIDYVLSWGPMLLGHAHPAVVEAVTEQVKKGLSFGAPTEIETRMADRLCELVPGMDMVRMVNSGTEATMSAIRLARGATGRDKIVKFEGCYHGHSDSLLIKAGSGALTFGTPSSPGVPAALAEHTLTLTYNDIDGVKAAFEQFGDQIACVIVEPVAGNMNCVPPIPGFLEALRQCCDNSGSVLIIDEVMTGFRLGAAGAQGHYGVTADLTCLGKVIGGGMPVAAFGGKREIMEQLAPLGPVYQAGTLSGNPAAMAAGLAMLDALSQPGFYDTPFARTDALVAGLRQRADAAGIAMTSNHVGTMFGVFFTDAEQVTNYQQVMACDTERFNRFFHGMLEGGVYLAPASYEAGFLSAAHSEADIEETLAVAERVFATL from the coding sequence ATGACGCGTTCAGACGATTTGTTTCAACAGGCCAAAGTCCACATTCCCGGCGGCGTAAACAGCCCCGTCCGCGCCTTTAAAGCGGTGGGCGGCACCCCGCGATTTATATCCCGGGCGGAAGGACCCTACCTCTTTGACGAGGACGGCAAACGCTATATCGACTACGTGCTGTCCTGGGGCCCGATGTTGTTGGGCCACGCCCACCCGGCGGTGGTAGAGGCTGTCACTGAGCAAGTTAAAAAAGGGCTGAGTTTCGGCGCCCCCACCGAAATAGAAACCCGCATGGCAGACCGGCTCTGTGAGCTGGTGCCCGGCATGGATATGGTCAGAATGGTGAACTCCGGCACCGAAGCCACCATGAGCGCCATCCGGCTGGCCCGGGGTGCCACTGGCCGCGACAAAATCGTTAAGTTCGAAGGCTGTTACCACGGCCACTCCGACTCACTGCTGATCAAGGCCGGCTCCGGCGCACTGACATTCGGCACGCCCAGCTCCCCCGGGGTGCCGGCAGCGCTGGCCGAGCACACTTTGACCCTGACCTACAACGACATCGACGGCGTGAAAGCTGCCTTCGAGCAGTTCGGCGACCAGATTGCCTGTGTCATCGTTGAGCCAGTGGCTGGCAATATGAACTGCGTACCGCCCATCCCCGGCTTTCTGGAGGCCCTGCGCCAGTGCTGCGACAACTCTGGCAGCGTACTGATCATCGACGAAGTGATGACCGGATTCCGCCTGGGAGCCGCCGGCGCCCAGGGGCACTATGGTGTCACCGCCGACCTGACCTGCCTGGGCAAAGTCATTGGCGGCGGTATGCCAGTGGCGGCCTTTGGCGGCAAACGGGAGATCATGGAACAACTGGCGCCGCTGGGCCCGGTCTACCAGGCCGGCACCCTGTCGGGGAACCCCGCGGCGATGGCGGCGGGCCTGGCCATGCTGGATGCGCTAAGCCAACCGGGCTTTTATGACACACCCTTTGCCCGCACCGACGCACTGGTTGCGGGCCTGCGACAGCGCGCCGATGCCGCCGGCATCGCCATGACCAGCAACCACGTTGGCACCATGTTCGGGGTGTTTTTCACCGACGCCGAGCAGGTCACCAACTACCAGCAGGTGATGGCCTGCGATACCGAGCGCTTTAACCGCTTCTTCCACGGCATGCTGGAGGGCGGCGTGTATCTGGCGCCGGCTTCCTATGAGGCGGGCTTTCTCTCCGCCGCCCACAGCGAGGCGGACATTGAGGAAACCCTGGCCGTAGCCGAGCGGGTATTCGCCACCCTGTAA
- the hemJ gene encoding protoporphyrinogen oxidase HemJ translates to MLWLKAFHIIAMVCWFAGIFYLPRLFVYHAMAEHPATREHLATMERKLYRFVTPFMLLTIIFGLALISLNPSYYLSAGWLWVKLAFVAGLVAYHIYCGKLVKRFADGENQRGHVFYRWFNEAPVIALFAVVLLAVLKPF, encoded by the coding sequence ATGTTGTGGCTTAAAGCGTTTCATATTATCGCCATGGTGTGCTGGTTTGCCGGCATATTTTATCTGCCGAGGCTGTTCGTCTATCACGCCATGGCCGAGCATCCGGCTACCCGAGAGCACCTGGCCACCATGGAACGCAAGCTGTATCGTTTTGTGACGCCCTTTATGCTGCTTACCATTATCTTTGGCCTGGCGCTGATCAGCCTCAACCCGAGCTATTACCTCAGCGCCGGATGGCTGTGGGTCAAACTGGCCTTTGTCGCGGGGCTGGTGGCCTACCACATTTATTGCGGCAAACTGGTAAAGCGTTTTGCCGACGGCGAAAATCAACGCGGTCACGTCTTCTATCGCTGGTTTAACGAAGCGCCGGTAATTGCTCTCTTTGCTGTGGTTTTGCTGGCAGTGCTCAAACCATTTTAA
- a CDS encoding chloride channel protein: MPNAWLHSLRRRLASPDAAFAYAVLGAVAGLVTATLMILFRLALEGTLSFALPGHAAENFEGLSRHWHFLLPLLGGMFLGLVFHFLPQTYRMTGISHVIAALHSGRGRLPLGNMISQFFGALLALMSGQSGGREGPAVHVGASASSLVGGVLRLPNNSLRVLAACGVAAAIAASFNTPIAGVIFAMEVVMLEYTVAGFVPVIIAAVMATTLSQAVFGATIFLPASGTTMTSLLELPFIALLGLAAGAVSSLFVAIQATCLRWLNKPIWLRLSTAGAITGLCALLAPEVLGIGYDTLQGVLAGQFTMTALVLILGLKLLATATACGLGMPIGVVGPSLLIGAFVGAGLGTVGTALFPELSAGSNFYVLLGMAACMGAILNAPLAALLAIIELTHNLNIIFPAMLAVIAAQLVHRELFGQQSSPQATLTALSQSVRASPLTQALLRTSAAAIMDRNIRHVNRNLPHSDLAAIVDEPKRWLVITNDQNRRIIVHREHWFPILSELTLEEGGRLDLLATLDNLRPTATFDVGGTLLDALHTMNDAGLDSLFVSNAAGYRGPPDEGVITREALSDHYNLPIRF; this comes from the coding sequence ATGCCCAACGCTTGGCTTCACTCCCTTCGCCGCCGCCTGGCGAGCCCCGACGCCGCCTTTGCCTACGCGGTATTGGGCGCGGTCGCCGGCCTGGTTACCGCGACGCTGATGATTCTGTTCCGACTGGCGCTGGAGGGCACCCTGAGTTTTGCACTGCCCGGGCATGCCGCAGAAAACTTCGAGGGCCTGTCTCGCCACTGGCACTTTTTATTGCCACTGCTAGGGGGCATGTTTTTGGGGCTGGTCTTTCACTTTCTCCCCCAAACCTATCGCATGACCGGCATCTCCCACGTTATCGCCGCGCTGCACAGCGGCCGCGGGCGCTTGCCTCTGGGCAACATGATCAGCCAATTCTTCGGTGCTCTGTTGGCCTTGATGAGCGGCCAGTCGGGCGGTCGGGAAGGCCCCGCCGTGCATGTCGGTGCCTCTGCCAGCAGTCTCGTAGGCGGCGTATTGCGCCTGCCCAATAACAGCCTGAGGGTACTGGCCGCCTGTGGGGTCGCCGCCGCAATTGCCGCCTCTTTTAACACGCCGATTGCCGGGGTGATTTTTGCCATGGAAGTAGTGATGCTGGAGTACACCGTGGCGGGCTTTGTGCCGGTGATTATCGCGGCGGTAATGGCGACGACGCTGTCCCAAGCGGTATTCGGCGCCACAATCTTCTTGCCGGCCAGCGGCACCACCATGACCAGCCTATTGGAGTTGCCCTTTATCGCCCTGCTGGGCCTGGCGGCGGGCGCGGTATCGAGTTTATTTGTGGCCATTCAAGCAACCTGTCTGCGCTGGCTAAACAAACCGATCTGGCTGCGCCTAAGCACCGCCGGTGCCATCACCGGACTGTGCGCGCTGCTGGCGCCGGAAGTACTGGGCATTGGCTACGACACCCTGCAGGGAGTGCTGGCCGGGCAATTTACAATGACCGCGCTGGTATTGATCCTGGGCCTGAAACTGCTGGCTACCGCCACCGCCTGCGGGCTGGGCATGCCCATCGGCGTGGTGGGCCCCAGCCTCTTGATTGGCGCCTTTGTCGGCGCCGGACTGGGCACGGTAGGCACAGCGCTGTTCCCCGAGCTCTCCGCCGGCAGCAATTTTTATGTATTGCTGGGCATGGCAGCTTGCATGGGGGCCATCCTCAACGCCCCACTGGCGGCGCTGTTAGCCATTATTGAACTCACCCACAACCTCAATATTATCTTTCCCGCCATGCTGGCGGTCATTGCCGCCCAGCTGGTGCACCGAGAGCTGTTCGGCCAGCAGTCTTCGCCCCAGGCCACCCTGACCGCACTGAGCCAGTCAGTGCGGGCCAGCCCCCTTACCCAGGCTCTGTTGCGCACCAGTGCGGCGGCGATCATGGACCGCAATATTCGCCATGTGAACCGCAATCTTCCCCATAGCGATCTGGCGGCTATTGTGGACGAGCCCAAGCGCTGGTTGGTGATCACCAACGACCAGAACCGGCGTATCATTGTGCACCGCGAGCACTGGTTTCCCATCCTCAGCGAATTAACCTTAGAGGAAGGGGGCCGCCTGGACCTGCTGGCCACCTTAGATAACTTGCGCCCCACCGCCACTTTCGATGTCGGCGGCACTCTGCTGGACGCACTGCACACCATGAACGACGCCGGCCTGGACTCGCTGTTTGTCAGCAATGCCGCCGGGTATCGAGGGCCGCCGGACGAGGGCGTTATCACCCGTGAAGCCCTGTCCGATCACTACAATTTACCGATAAGGTTTTAA
- the argC gene encoding N-acetyl-gamma-glutamyl-phosphate reductase, with the protein MLKVGIVGGTGYTGVELLRLLASHPQAEVAMITSRGEEGVAVADLYPNLRGHYDLCYTVPDVEQLSSCDVVFFATPHNVAMQMVPDLLSAGTRVVDLSADFRIRDAAVWSEWYHETHACPDLLAEAVYGLPETNAEAIKSAKLVACPGCYPTAIELGFLPLLEQKMVDPKQLIASAASGVSGAGRQAKVDNLLAELDGSFKAYAVNGHRHLPEIEQELAIAAGDHVGLTFTPHLLPQVRGIHATLFSQLTDPAVGLDELHFAFEQRFALAPFVDVMPLGSMPQTRSVRGSNVCRIALHRPQNRSTIVVLSVIDNLVRGASGQAIQCMNLMFGQPETAGLDGIALMP; encoded by the coding sequence GTGTTAAAAGTCGGAATCGTCGGTGGTACAGGTTATACCGGTGTGGAGTTGTTGAGATTGCTGGCCTCACACCCCCAGGCGGAGGTGGCGATGATCACCTCACGGGGGGAAGAGGGCGTCGCAGTAGCGGACCTCTATCCCAACCTGCGGGGGCACTACGATTTGTGCTACACAGTGCCGGATGTTGAGCAGCTTAGCAGCTGCGACGTGGTGTTCTTTGCCACCCCCCACAACGTCGCCATGCAAATGGTGCCGGATCTGCTCAGCGCCGGTACCCGGGTGGTGGATTTGTCGGCGGATTTTCGTATCCGCGATGCCGCCGTGTGGTCGGAGTGGTATCACGAGACCCACGCCTGCCCCGACCTCCTGGCAGAGGCGGTTTACGGACTGCCGGAGACCAACGCCGAGGCGATTAAGTCGGCCAAGCTGGTGGCCTGCCCCGGCTGTTACCCCACCGCCATCGAGCTGGGCTTTTTGCCCTTGCTGGAACAAAAAATGGTCGATCCCAAGCAGTTGATTGCCAGCGCCGCCTCCGGTGTCAGCGGCGCCGGCCGCCAGGCCAAAGTGGACAATCTGTTGGCAGAGTTGGATGGCAGCTTTAAGGCTTACGCCGTAAATGGTCACCGCCATCTGCCGGAGATTGAGCAGGAGTTGGCGATTGCCGCCGGTGACCACGTTGGCTTGACCTTTACGCCCCACTTGTTGCCCCAAGTGCGCGGTATTCACGCCACACTGTTTTCACAATTGACCGATCCCGCTGTGGGCCTGGACGAATTGCATTTTGCTTTCGAGCAGCGGTTTGCGTTGGCGCCCTTTGTGGATGTAATGCCACTGGGCAGCATGCCCCAGACCCGCTCGGTGCGCGGCTCCAACGTGTGCCGCATTGCCCTGCACCGGCCTCAGAACCGTTCCACCATCGTGGTGCTGTCGGTGATCGATAACCTGGTGCGCGGCGCGTCCGGCCAGGCCATCCAGTGCATGAATTTAATGTTCGGCCAGCCCGAGACAGCGGGGCTGGACGGTATCGCACTGATGCCCTAA
- the erpA gene encoding iron-sulfur cluster insertion protein ErpA has product MSAVEEFTPSVIQVTDRAVAKVKSLIQEEGNDDLKLRVFVTGGGCSGFQYGFTFDELSDEDDTQVERDGVVVLVDPLSYQYIEGAELDYMEGLEGSRFVVTNPNATTTCGCGSSFAV; this is encoded by the coding sequence ATGTCAGCGGTTGAAGAATTTACGCCATCAGTGATTCAAGTCACCGACCGAGCGGTGGCCAAGGTCAAAAGCCTGATTCAAGAAGAGGGCAACGATGACCTGAAGCTGCGCGTCTTTGTTACCGGCGGCGGCTGCTCGGGCTTTCAATACGGTTTCACCTTCGATGAGCTGAGTGACGAAGATGACACTCAGGTTGAGCGCGACGGTGTGGTGGTACTGGTAGACCCACTGAGCTATCAATATATCGAGGGCGCCGAGTTGGATTACATGGAAGGGCTGGAAGGTTCCCGTTTTGTGGTGACTAATCCCAATGCCACCACAACCTGTGGCTGTGGCTCTTCTTTTGCTGTCTAA
- a CDS encoding OmpW/AlkL family protein: MKPYSALALSALIAAPAALAVDTSYSPGQWVVRGGLTQVEPREDSDNIKANGEVLLLGGTLMSPGQPSSVGIDNDIQLGLTVEYMLDANWGLELLAATPFEHTATGKGAIGGLDIADFKHLPPTLSAVYHFTAINGFQPYVGAGINYTFIYDEELTSDAKAAFSGLGLEGGKMKLDDSIGPSLQVGADYHVNEQWLINASARWIDIDTEAKIKFDGGTTLTSDIEVDPMVYTVSVGYKF, from the coding sequence ATGAAACCTTATTCAGCTCTTGCGCTATCAGCGCTGATTGCCGCACCCGCCGCTTTGGCTGTAGACACTAGCTATAGCCCTGGACAATGGGTGGTTCGCGGTGGGTTGACTCAGGTCGAGCCTCGGGAAGACAGCGACAATATCAAGGCCAACGGCGAGGTACTGCTACTCGGTGGTACTCTGATGTCGCCGGGACAGCCATCCTCGGTAGGTATCGACAACGATATTCAGCTGGGGCTTACCGTTGAATATATGCTCGATGCTAACTGGGGTCTTGAGTTGCTTGCCGCGACACCTTTTGAACATACCGCTACTGGCAAGGGTGCCATTGGTGGCCTGGACATCGCCGACTTCAAACACTTGCCGCCAACCCTGAGTGCGGTCTATCACTTCACCGCCATTAACGGCTTTCAACCTTATGTTGGCGCCGGTATCAACTACACCTTTATCTATGACGAAGAGCTGACCTCCGACGCTAAAGCGGCGTTTTCCGGTCTGGGTCTCGAAGGCGGCAAGATGAAGCTGGATGACTCCATCGGGCCATCGCTGCAGGTGGGAGCGGACTACCACGTTAACGAGCAGTGGTTGATCAATGCCTCGGCGCGGTGGATCGATATCGATACTGAGGCCAAGATCAAGTTCGATGGCGGCACCACCTTGACCTCTGATATAGAAGTTGACCCGATGGTGTATACCGTTAGCGTTGGCTACAAGTTTTAG